GCTCTGGATCACGGGCACGTCGGCCGGCGTGCGGGAAGCGAGCGCGGGCGTCGAGCGGAAGAACCAGGAGCGTCTCGCCGCGATCGACCGCGCGCGAACGGAGATCGAGGAGGCCCGCGCGCGCGTCCAGGAGACGCGTCACGAGATCCACATCGTGGAGACGGGCGTGATCCCCGCGACCGAGCGCGCCCTCACGTCGATCCGGTCGGGGTACGAGTCGAACCGCACCGACTTCCTCGCGCTCCTGAACGCCGAGCGCGACCTGGCGCGGGCGCGCCTCAGCGGGCACCGCGCGCGCTCCGAGTACCGCATGGCGCTCGCCGATCTGGAGCGCGCGATGGGGATCGACGTCGCGCCGGTGGAGGTGGAGCGATGAGGCCTCTCCGTTCCACTCTCTCGTTGAGTACCGCGACCCGGGCAGGCGCGACACCGATGGTCCTCGCCGTCGCCGCGGCTCTGGCGATCCTCGCCGCGCTCCCCGGCTGTGGCCGCCGCGACCGGGAGACCACCGAGACCACGGCCACGTCCGCGAGAGCGGTCCAGAGCGCCGGACCCTACCGGATCACGCTCGAGAACCGGCCGGAGCGTCCCGTCGTGGGCGACAACACCTTCGTCGCCACCCTGCGCGACTCCGCCGGCCGCCCCGTGACGCGCGGCACGCTCTCCGCGCTGGTCGTGATGCCGGCGATGGGCGCGATGCCGCGCATGGAGAGCAGGGGCGAGTTCCGCGAGACGAAGCCGGGCACCTACGAGGCGGAGTACGGCCTCTCGATGCAGGGAGACTGGGACGTCACGATCGCGATTCACGCCGCGGAAGGACACGCGGAAGCGATCTACCGGCTCAGCACCAACACCACGGGGTTCGCCTACGTCGGAGGGACGCCGTCCGCCGGACGCGCGCCGGGCGGTGGCGCGCCAGGGGGCGCCGCGGGACCCGCTCCGGTCGACGAGAACGCCGTCACGATCGACCCGGC
This sequence is a window from Candidatus Eisenbacteria bacterium. Protein-coding genes within it:
- a CDS encoding TolC family protein, translated to LWITGTSAGVREASAGVERKNQERLAAIDRARTEIEEARARVQETRHEIHIVETGVIPATERALTSIRSGYESNRTDFLALLNAERDLARARLSGHRARSEYRMALADLERAMGIDVAPVEVER